A stretch of Gemmobacter fulvus DNA encodes these proteins:
- the atpD gene encoding F0F1 ATP synthase subunit beta: MAQAKGKVTQVIGAVVDVQFDGALPAILNAIITDNNGKPLVLEVAQHLGESTVRAVAMDATEGLVRGAPVTDTGAPISVPVGTATLGRILNVIGEPVDEKGPVNATTTRSIHQPAPAFSEQATESQILVTGIKVIDLLAPYTKGGKIGLFGGAGVGKTVLIMELINNIAKVHSGVSVFAGVGERTREGNDLYHEMIESGVIDLEDLSKSKIALVYGQMNEPPGARMRIALSGLTLAEQFRDETGADVLFFVDNIFRFTQAGSEVSALLGRIPSAVGYQPTLATDMGAMQERITSTKNGSITSVQAVYVPADDLTDPAPATSFAHLDATTVLDRAISEKGIYPAVDPLGSTSRLLDPLIIGEEHYKVATDVQKVLQRYKSLQDIIAILGMDELSEDDKLAVARARKIERFLSQPFDVAKVFTGSDGVQVPLEKTIASFKAVVAGEYDHLPEAAFYMVGDIDEVKAKAAKLAAAAA, translated from the coding sequence ATGGCACAAGCAAAAGGCAAAGTGACGCAAGTCATCGGCGCCGTTGTTGACGTCCAGTTCGACGGCGCTCTGCCGGCGATCCTGAACGCCATCATCACCGACAACAATGGCAAGCCGCTGGTTCTGGAAGTGGCACAGCATCTTGGCGAAAGCACCGTGCGTGCGGTCGCCATGGACGCAACCGAAGGTCTGGTGCGCGGCGCACCCGTGACCGACACCGGGGCTCCGATCTCGGTTCCGGTCGGCACCGCGACCCTGGGCCGCATCCTGAACGTCATCGGCGAGCCGGTGGACGAAAAAGGCCCGGTCAACGCGACCACCACCCGCTCCATCCACCAGCCCGCTCCGGCCTTCTCGGAACAGGCTACCGAAAGCCAGATCCTGGTGACCGGCATCAAGGTCATCGACCTGCTGGCCCCCTATACCAAGGGCGGCAAGATCGGCCTGTTCGGCGGCGCCGGCGTGGGCAAGACGGTTCTCATCATGGAACTGATCAACAACATCGCCAAAGTGCACTCGGGCGTGTCGGTGTTCGCCGGCGTGGGCGAGCGGACCCGTGAGGGCAACGACCTCTATCACGAGATGATCGAGTCGGGCGTTATCGACCTGGAAGACCTGTCCAAGTCGAAAATCGCACTGGTCTACGGTCAGATGAACGAGCCTCCGGGGGCACGTATGCGGATCGCTCTGTCGGGTCTGACCCTGGCAGAACAGTTCCGTGACGAGACCGGCGCAGACGTGCTGTTCTTCGTGGACAACATCTTCCGCTTTACCCAGGCCGGTTCGGAAGTGTCGGCTCTGCTGGGCCGTATTCCTTCTGCCGTGGGCTACCAGCCGACGCTGGCGACCGACATGGGCGCGATGCAGGAACGCATCACCTCGACCAAGAACGGCTCGATCACCTCGGTGCAAGCGGTCTACGTTCCGGCCGACGACCTTACCGACCCGGCACCTGCAACCTCGTTTGCCCACCTTGACGCCACGACCGTTCTGGACCGTGCCATCTCGGAAAAAGGCATCTACCCGGCTGTGGACCCGCTCGGCTCGACCTCGCGCCTGCTCGATCCGCTGATCATCGGCGAAGAGCATTACAAGGTCGCAACCGACGTGCAGAAAGTGCTGCAACGCTACAAGTCGCTGCAAGACATCATCGCCATCCTCGGGATGGACGAACTGTCGGAAGACGACAAACTGGCCGTGGCCCGCGCCCGCAAGATCGAGCGTTTCCTGTCGCAGCCCTTCGACGTGGCAAAAGTGTTCACCGGCTCGGACGGTGTGCAGGTTCCGCTGGAAAAAACCATTGCCTCGTTCAAGGCCGTGGTTGCCGGTGAATATGACCACCTGCCGGAAGCCGCCTTCTACATGGTTGGCGACATCGACGAAGTGAAAGCCAAGGCTGCCAAACTCGCTGCGGCTGCGGCGTAA
- a CDS encoding H-type lectin domain-containing protein, whose protein sequence is MKRISTSSFGVLQGSRVLFSDFADGGVMWTGQGPRESRHIVHFKEAFLEVPAVMVGISMWDMDQKTNSRADISAENVTTEGFHLVFRTWGDTRVARVRADWTAIGPVKSEDDWDLY, encoded by the coding sequence ATGAAACGCATCAGCACCAGTTCCTTCGGTGTCCTGCAAGGCAGCCGTGTGCTGTTTTCGGATTTTGCCGATGGCGGCGTGATGTGGACAGGGCAGGGGCCGCGCGAAAGCCGCCATATCGTCCACTTCAAGGAAGCGTTTCTGGAAGTGCCTGCGGTGATGGTGGGGATTTCCATGTGGGACATGGACCAGAAAACCAATTCCCGCGCCGATATCAGCGCCGAGAATGTGACGACCGAGGGATTTCATCTGGTGTTCCGCACCTGGGGCGATACGCGCGTGGCGCGCGTCCGGGCGGATTGGACGGCGATTGGCCCGGTCAAAAGCGAGGATGACTGGGATCTGTACTGA
- a CDS encoding F0F1 ATP synthase subunit epsilon, translating to MANTLQFDLVSPERKLASVQATEVQIPGADGDLTAMEGHAPTITTLRPGILKAVSAAGTKAYAVTGGFAEITASSVSVLAERAIPVEELTPAILDELVADARAQAAAAPADQRDAAEKMVNDYIAIRGATAR from the coding sequence ATGGCCAACACCCTGCAATTCGACCTCGTGTCGCCCGAGCGGAAGCTTGCTTCCGTTCAGGCCACCGAGGTGCAGATTCCGGGGGCTGACGGCGACCTGACGGCGATGGAGGGGCATGCCCCCACCATCACCACTCTGCGTCCCGGCATCCTCAAGGCGGTGTCTGCGGCCGGAACCAAGGCCTATGCCGTGACCGGCGGCTTTGCGGAAATCACCGCGTCGAGCGTGTCGGTCCTGGCCGAGCGCGCGATCCCGGTTGAAGAGCTGACGCCTGCCATTCTGGATGAGCTGGTGGCCGATGCCCGCGCTCAGGCCGCAGCGGCCCCGGCAGATCAGCGCGATGCGGCGGAAAAGATGGTGAATGACTATATCGCCATCCGTGGTGCCACCGCGCGCTGA
- a CDS encoding class I SAM-dependent methyltransferase, translated as MHLDVLDLRNFYYRTQLGRVAQRAIRDQVVSMWAPQPGQTVAGFGFAVPLLRPYLPEARRVIGLMPGPQGVMPWPAGQENVSVLCEETDWPLSTGFVDRLVLMHGLETSEQPSAVLAECHRVLGPGGKALFIVPNRSGLWARGDGTPFGFGRPYSLRQLEAQLKRHGFTPERHVAALYAPPSSQRFWLRTAQLWERTGRRFAPWIAGGVLMVEASKQVYAPTRGGLGAVVRRPLRVLEGVGQGVPEPALGRSGPAIRAGQGEAVPGAGFSGTGVAVTVV; from the coding sequence ATGCACCTTGATGTTCTGGATCTGCGTAACTTCTATTATCGCACGCAGCTTGGCCGCGTGGCGCAACGTGCCATCCGCGATCAGGTGGTGTCGATGTGGGCACCGCAACCGGGGCAGACGGTGGCTGGCTTCGGCTTTGCCGTGCCCTTGCTGCGCCCCTATCTGCCCGAGGCGCGCCGGGTGATCGGGCTGATGCCCGGCCCGCAGGGCGTGATGCCCTGGCCCGCCGGGCAAGAGAATGTCAGCGTTCTGTGCGAGGAAACCGACTGGCCACTGTCGACCGGCTTTGTCGACCGTCTGGTCCTGATGCACGGGCTGGAAACGTCAGAGCAACCCAGCGCGGTTCTGGCGGAATGTCACCGGGTGCTGGGCCCGGGCGGCAAGGCCCTGTTCATCGTGCCGAACCGTTCCGGCCTCTGGGCGCGGGGCGATGGCACGCCGTTCGGCTTTGGCAGGCCCTATTCGCTGCGGCAGCTGGAGGCGCAGCTCAAGCGCCACGGCTTCACGCCGGAACGTCATGTGGCCGCGCTTTATGCGCCGCCCTCGTCGCAGCGGTTCTGGCTGCGCACCGCGCAATTGTGGGAACGCACCGGCCGCCGCTTTGCTCCCTGGATCGCCGGAGGGGTGCTGATGGTCGAGGCGAGCAAGCAGGTCTATGCGCCGACGCGCGGTGGGCTGGGGGCGGTGGTGCGCCGCCCGCTCCGGGTGTTGGAGGGCGTGGGGCAGGGCGTGCCGGAACCGGCGCTGGGGCGCAGCGGGCCTGCCATCCGTGCGGGGCAGGGCGAGGCGGTGCCGGGGGCCGGTTTTTCCGGCACAGGTGTTGCTGTAACCGTGGTATGA
- the atpA gene encoding F0F1 ATP synthase subunit alpha, translated as MGIQAAEISAILKEQIKNFGKDAAVAEVGRVLSVGDGIARVHGLDNVQAGEMVEFPGGIRGMALNLEVDNVGIVIFGSDQDIKEGDVVKRTKSIVDVPAGDALLGRVVDGLGNPIDGKGPIASTERRIADVKAPGIIPRKSVHEPMATGLKAVDAMIPVGRGQRELIIGDRQTGKTAVALDTILNQKSYNEAAGSDESKKLYCIYVAIGQKRSTVAQLVKKLEETGAIDYTIVVAATASDPAPMQFLAPYAATAMAEFFRDNGRHALIIYDDLSKQAVAYRQMSLLLRRPPGREAYPGDVFYLHSRLLERSAKLNEDFGAGSLTALPIIETQGGDVSAFIPTNVISITDGQIFLETELFYQGIRPAVNTGLSVSRVGSSAQTNSMKTVAGPVKLSLAQYREMAAFAQFGSDLDASTQALLNRGARLTELMKQPQYSPLTNAEIVCVIYAGTAGFLDKIAVKDVGRFEAGLLSFLRGPRKDILEWLTSTDPKIKGADEQKLKDAIADFAKTFA; from the coding sequence ATGGGTATCCAAGCTGCTGAGATCTCTGCGATCCTCAAAGAGCAGATCAAGAACTTCGGCAAAGACGCTGCCGTGGCCGAAGTTGGCCGCGTGCTGTCGGTTGGTGACGGGATTGCGCGCGTTCACGGGCTGGACAATGTCCAGGCCGGTGAAATGGTGGAATTCCCCGGTGGCATCCGCGGCATGGCGCTGAACCTCGAAGTCGACAACGTCGGTATCGTGATCTTCGGCTCGGACCAGGACATCAAGGAAGGTGACGTTGTCAAACGCACCAAGTCCATCGTGGACGTGCCCGCCGGCGACGCCCTGCTGGGCCGCGTTGTGGACGGTCTGGGCAACCCGATCGACGGCAAGGGCCCGATCGCCTCGACCGAGCGCCGCATCGCCGACGTGAAAGCCCCCGGCATCATCCCTCGCAAATCGGTGCATGAGCCGATGGCAACTGGCCTCAAGGCTGTGGACGCCATGATCCCGGTTGGTCGTGGCCAGCGCGAACTGATCATCGGTGACCGTCAGACCGGCAAGACCGCCGTGGCGCTGGACACCATTCTGAACCAGAAGTCCTACAACGAGGCTGCCGGTTCGGACGAAAGCAAGAAGCTTTACTGCATCTATGTCGCCATCGGGCAGAAGCGCTCGACCGTGGCACAGCTGGTGAAGAAGCTGGAAGAGACCGGCGCGATTGACTACACGATCGTGGTGGCTGCAACCGCATCCGACCCGGCCCCCATGCAGTTCCTGGCCCCCTATGCCGCGACCGCCATGGCAGAATTCTTCCGCGACAACGGCCGTCACGCCCTGATCATCTATGATGACCTGTCGAAACAGGCTGTGGCTTACCGTCAGATGTCGCTGCTGTTGCGCCGTCCGCCGGGGCGTGAAGCCTATCCGGGCGACGTGTTCTACCTCCACTCCCGCCTGCTGGAGCGTTCGGCCAAGCTGAACGAAGATTTCGGCGCCGGTTCGCTGACCGCGCTGCCGATCATCGAAACCCAGGGTGGCGACGTGTCGGCGTTTATTCCGACCAACGTGATCTCGATCACCGATGGCCAGATCTTCCTGGAAACCGAACTGTTCTACCAGGGCATCCGCCCGGCTGTGAACACCGGTCTGTCGGTGTCGCGCGTGGGCTCCTCGGCCCAGACCAACTCGATGAAGACCGTGGCTGGCCCGGTGAAACTGTCGCTCGCGCAATACCGCGAGATGGCCGCTTTCGCCCAGTTCGGTTCGGACCTCGATGCTTCGACCCAGGCGCTGCTGAACCGTGGCGCGCGCCTGACCGAGCTGATGAAGCAACCGCAGTATTCGCCGCTGACCAACGCAGAAATCGTCTGCGTGATCTATGCGGGCACCGCCGGTTTCCTCGACAAGATCGCCGTGAAGGATGTGGGCCGCTTTGAAGCCGGTCTGCTGTCCTTCCTGCGCGGTCCGCGCAAGGACATCCTCGAGTGGCTGACTTCGACCGACCCGAAAATCAAGGGTGCCGACGAGCAGAAGTTGAAAGACGCGATCGCCGATTTCGCCAAGACCTTCGCTTGA
- a CDS encoding F0F1 ATP synthase subunit gamma, with protein sequence MPSLKDLKNRIGSVKNTRKITKAMQMVAAAKLRRAQEAAEAARPYADRMNAVIAGLAASVGGSDGAPRLLAGTGADKVHLLVVMTSERGLCGGFNTTIVRLARAKANELLAAGKTVKILTVGKKGREQLRRDLGDYFVGHVDMAEVKRVGYANAQEVAREIFNRYDAGEFDVATIFFNRFQSVISQIPTAQQIIPAQPVKVGAGEAAGASMLYDYEPSEEAILADLLPRGVATQIFTALLENGASEQGARMSAMDNATRNAGDMINKLTIKYNRSRQAAITKELIEIISGAEAL encoded by the coding sequence ATGCCCAGCCTTAAGGACCTTAAAAACCGGATCGGAAGCGTCAAGAACACGCGGAAGATCACGAAGGCCATGCAAATGGTGGCGGCGGCAAAATTGCGCCGCGCGCAAGAGGCTGCCGAGGCTGCCCGCCCTTACGCGGATCGCATGAATGCGGTCATCGCGGGGCTGGCGGCGTCGGTCGGCGGTTCGGATGGCGCGCCCCGGCTTCTGGCCGGGACGGGTGCCGACAAGGTGCATCTGCTGGTCGTCATGACCTCGGAGCGGGGCCTGTGCGGCGGCTTCAACACGACCATCGTGCGGCTTGCCCGCGCGAAGGCCAACGAGTTGCTGGCCGCTGGCAAGACCGTCAAGATCCTGACGGTCGGCAAGAAGGGCCGAGAACAGCTGCGCCGTGACCTTGGCGATTATTTCGTCGGTCACGTCGACATGGCGGAAGTGAAGCGTGTGGGCTATGCCAACGCGCAGGAAGTCGCCCGCGAAATTTTCAACCGCTACGATGCGGGTGAATTTGACGTGGCAACGATCTTCTTCAACCGCTTCCAGTCGGTCATCAGCCAGATCCCGACCGCGCAGCAGATCATTCCGGCCCAGCCTGTGAAGGTTGGCGCAGGGGAAGCTGCCGGGGCGTCCATGCTTTATGACTACGAGCCCAGCGAAGAGGCCATTCTGGCCGACCTGCTGCCGCGTGGTGTGGCGACGCAGATCTTTACGGCATTGCTGGAAAACGGGGCGTCTGAACAGGGTGCCCGGATGAGCGCGATGGACAACGCGACCCGTAACGCGGGTGACATGATCAACAAGCTGACGATCAAGTACAACCGGAGCCGTCAGGCCGCGATCACCAAAGAGCTTATCGAAATCATCTCGGGCGCCGAGGCGCTCTGA
- a CDS encoding ribose-phosphate pyrophosphokinase, producing the protein MAAMTEPKLISGNANLSLAKTIARRMSMHRGMSVGLVDARVERFNDQEIFVEVYENVRGEDMYIIQPTSNPANDNLMELLIIADALRRSSADRITAVIPYFGYARQDRRAKARTPISAKLVANLITEAGIDRVLTLDLHAAQIQGFFDIPVDNLYASPVFALDIEHHFKGKMEDLMVVSPDVGGVARARELAKRINAPLAIVDKRREKAGEVAEMTVIGNVEGKRCIIVDDICDTAGTLCKAAEVLMENGATEVHSYITHGVLSGPAVERVSKSVMKSLVITDSIEPTEAVKACPNIRIVPTAPMFAQAILNIWHGTSVSSLFETETLVPIYEGMYKLD; encoded by the coding sequence ATGGCAGCCATGACAGAGCCGAAGCTGATCTCCGGCAATGCGAACCTCAGCCTCGCAAAAACCATCGCGCGACGCATGTCGATGCACCGGGGCATGTCGGTCGGATTGGTCGATGCCCGGGTGGAGCGATTCAATGATCAGGAGATCTTCGTCGAAGTCTACGAAAACGTCCGGGGCGAGGATATGTATATCATCCAACCCACTTCGAACCCGGCCAATGACAACCTGATGGAACTCTTGATCATTGCCGATGCGCTGCGCCGCTCCAGCGCCGACCGTATCACCGCCGTGATCCCCTATTTCGGCTATGCCCGCCAGGACCGCCGCGCCAAGGCCCGCACGCCGATCAGTGCCAAGCTGGTGGCGAACCTGATCACCGAGGCCGGCATCGACCGCGTGCTGACGCTCGATCTGCACGCCGCACAGATCCAGGGCTTCTTCGACATTCCGGTGGACAACCTCTATGCCAGCCCGGTGTTTGCGCTGGATATCGAACATCACTTCAAGGGCAAGATGGAAGACCTGATGGTCGTCTCGCCCGACGTGGGCGGCGTGGCCCGCGCGCGCGAGCTTGCCAAGCGCATCAACGCACCTTTGGCCATCGTCGACAAACGCCGCGAAAAGGCCGGGGAAGTGGCCGAAATGACGGTGATCGGCAATGTCGAAGGCAAACGATGCATCATCGTCGATGACATCTGCGATACCGCAGGCACCCTGTGCAAAGCCGCCGAAGTGCTGATGGAAAATGGCGCAACCGAAGTGCACAGCTATATCACCCATGGCGTGCTGTCCGGCCCGGCGGTGGAGCGTGTGTCGAAATCGGTGATGAAATCGCTGGTGATCACCGATTCCATCGAACCGACCGAAGCGGTGAAGGCCTGCCCGAATATCCGTATCGTGCCGACCGCGCCCATGTTCGCACAAGCCATCCTGAACATCTGGCACGGCACCTCGGTCTCGTCGCTGTTTGAAACGGAAACTCTCGTACCGATCTATGAAGGCATGTACAAGCTCGACTGA
- a CDS encoding F0F1 ATP synthase subunit delta — protein MSEPASISSGIAARYATALFDLAKEDAGLKALEGDVDALDAALTTSADLRDVISSPIYSREDQANAIAAIVAKMGLSGLVANTLALMASKRRLFVLPQLVADLRARIAAEKGEVTAEVTAATALSAAQADKLAAVMSARVGKDVKVKIAVDETLIGGLVVKLGSTMIDTSIKSKLAALQNAMKEVG, from the coding sequence GTGTCCGAACCAGCTTCGATCTCCTCCGGCATTGCCGCACGCTACGCAACCGCCCTGTTCGACCTTGCAAAGGAAGATGCGGGCCTCAAGGCGTTGGAGGGGGATGTCGATGCACTTGACGCAGCCCTTACCACCAGCGCCGATCTGCGGGACGTGATTTCTTCGCCGATTTATTCGCGTGAAGATCAGGCCAATGCCATCGCCGCCATCGTCGCCAAGATGGGTCTTTCGGGCCTTGTCGCCAATACTCTGGCGCTGATGGCCTCAAAACGCCGCCTGTTCGTGCTGCCGCAACTGGTGGCCGATCTGCGGGCGCGCATCGCTGCCGAAAAAGGCGAGGTGACTGCGGAAGTGACCGCCGCCACGGCGCTGAGCGCTGCGCAGGCCGACAAACTCGCCGCCGTCATGTCGGCGCGTGTCGGCAAGGACGTGAAAGTGAAAATTGCCGTCGATGAAACGCTCATCGGTGGCCTTGTCGTCAAGCTGGGCTCGACCATGATCGACACCTCGATCAAGTCGAAGCTCGCAGCCCTTCAGAATGCAATGAAAGAGGTCGGATAA